In one Deinococcus detaillensis genomic region, the following are encoded:
- a CDS encoding endo alpha-1,4 polygalactosaminidase encodes MRRPLAVYYGPNELLTLAKYQRVIVQPGHFTAEKVSWLQQRGVQVLAYLSLGEHDGEVAAWSESERQPEWGTIRVNVTHPDWKVRVQAQIMSECLAFDGFFLDTVDVSPAEPQRLRAMLKLVRLVRKWAGPRYLMVNRASGLLHRLRGTVNGVLIESCFTSWAGGYHAYSKSELEYTALLVEQARRFNLDVYALDYADTPNLRRFALRRAAALNLPIFITNRELNLSQGYLPRLDSPSSAAHPIHSS; translated from the coding sequence ATGCGCCGTCCTTTAGCGGTGTATTACGGCCCCAATGAGTTGCTGACCTTGGCCAAATATCAGCGGGTGATCGTCCAGCCAGGACATTTCACTGCTGAAAAGGTGTCGTGGTTGCAGCAGCGCGGCGTGCAGGTGCTGGCCTACCTCAGTCTCGGCGAACATGACGGCGAGGTGGCGGCCTGGAGTGAGAGTGAGCGGCAGCCCGAATGGGGCACCATCAGAGTCAATGTGACTCACCCTGATTGGAAAGTGCGTGTTCAGGCTCAGATCATGAGTGAGTGCTTGGCCTTTGACGGTTTTTTCCTGGATACTGTAGACGTTTCGCCGGCAGAACCCCAGCGCCTGCGGGCCATGCTCAAGTTGGTACGCCTGGTCAGGAAATGGGCCGGACCACGCTATTTAATGGTCAACCGCGCCTCTGGCCTGCTTCACCGTCTACGCGGCACCGTCAACGGCGTGCTGATCGAGTCGTGTTTTACTTCGTGGGCGGGCGGCTACCACGCATACAGCAAGTCAGAACTGGAATATACGGCCCTTCTGGTCGAGCAAGCCCGGCGCTTCAATCTGGATGTCTACGCCCTGGATTATGCCGATACGCCCAATCTGCGCCGCTTTGCCCTGCGGCGGGCGGCGGCGCTGAACTTGCCAATCTTTATCACCAACCGCGAACTCAACTTATCTCAGGGTTACCTGCCCCGGCTAGATTCGCCCAGCAGCGCGGCGCACCCCATCCACTCTTCTTAA
- a CDS encoding Agd3-related carbohydrate-binding protein gives MKNLGYRTLAQALLSVGGLILVACNSTPAVQPQAPASQAFAGAAGLLHPILGVPTLPDGRNLTPLRELSGAKPNLPLRTLSLGTNASVVGLKVLILSAGTSDFGLPAAKAMLEQAGVPYDVVNPATGWNASALVAADGSGKYQGVMLTSGNLAYEASPGVWQSALDWAGWNLLWQYEQEYQVRQLSLYTYPSSWPEDYGLRDAGSASGSAVARLSSGGAQVFSDLRPGTSLPINYAYNYPANVVAVPGVSTTPLLSDTSGRVLAALSSTGGRERLAMTFAQNPYLLHSELLSYSLVNWLTKGVYLGEYRRFNQLDIDDWFLAGDVFDAATKTLQPDAFRISAVDALALPGQQAALRSMYPVASAFKFAMMYNGGGADLTAPASCNPSVSSPDKLSSATRCVAGQFDWVSHTKDHLYMDLLNYADSYDQIKPNFDIGAAMGLPVSTKVVLSGDMSGLGYYNPNGDGVKTNYGLGASNPNFLLAAQNSGVKYIPSNHSVDGQWDVNCSSCGVVHPLNPNIFLVPRWPTNMFYSVTNPAQATAAYNSVYAPGGTAPYWNHALSYTEFLDKETDLALNHLLSGAAFPHYMHQDNLRQYSPGRSLAYDWESALLNKYSSYTTLPLKTLRWDDLGVYVQARTAYMKSGLSGKWNRATHSMTVQSANGGAAFVTGAVTGSSQVYAGKTISSFSLAAGQSLTISVP, from the coding sequence CAACAGCACGCCCGCTGTGCAGCCGCAAGCCCCTGCCTCTCAGGCCTTTGCCGGTGCCGCTGGCCTCCTTCACCCGATTTTGGGGGTGCCGACCTTGCCGGATGGCCGGAACCTGACTCCGCTGCGCGAACTGAGCGGAGCCAAACCCAATTTGCCGCTGCGGACGCTGAGCTTAGGTACCAACGCCAGCGTGGTGGGCCTCAAGGTGCTGATTTTGAGTGCGGGCACCTCGGATTTCGGCTTGCCCGCCGCCAAAGCCATGCTGGAGCAAGCTGGCGTGCCGTATGACGTGGTGAATCCGGCGACTGGCTGGAATGCCAGCGCTCTGGTGGCTGCCGACGGCAGCGGCAAATACCAAGGTGTGATGCTGACCAGCGGCAACTTGGCTTACGAAGCCAGCCCTGGGGTCTGGCAGAGCGCTCTGGACTGGGCGGGTTGGAATTTGCTGTGGCAATACGAACAGGAATACCAAGTGCGTCAGCTCTCGCTGTATACCTATCCCAGCAGTTGGCCAGAAGACTACGGCCTGCGCGATGCTGGCAGCGCTTCCGGCTCAGCAGTAGCGCGGCTATCCAGCGGAGGGGCGCAAGTCTTTAGCGATTTACGGCCCGGGACGTCGCTGCCGATTAACTACGCTTATAACTATCCGGCCAACGTGGTCGCCGTGCCGGGTGTGAGCACCACTCCGCTTCTCAGCGACACCTCGGGACGGGTGCTGGCGGCTTTGTCGAGCACCGGTGGGCGCGAGCGGCTGGCCATGACCTTTGCCCAAAATCCGTACCTGCTACACTCCGAACTGCTGAGCTACAGCTTGGTCAACTGGCTGACCAAGGGCGTGTACTTGGGCGAATACCGCCGCTTTAATCAACTCGACATTGACGATTGGTTCTTGGCTGGTGACGTGTTTGACGCGGCCACTAAAACCTTGCAGCCTGACGCCTTCCGCATCTCGGCGGTGGACGCGCTGGCCTTGCCGGGGCAGCAAGCCGCGCTGCGCTCAATGTATCCGGTGGCTAGCGCCTTCAAGTTCGCCATGATGTACAACGGCGGTGGGGCCGATCTCACTGCGCCCGCCAGTTGCAATCCGTCGGTCAGTAGCCCCGACAAGCTTTCGAGCGCTACCCGCTGCGTGGCTGGTCAGTTCGACTGGGTCAGCCATACCAAAGACCATTTGTATATGGACTTGCTGAACTACGCCGATTCTTATGATCAGATCAAGCCCAACTTCGATATTGGCGCGGCGATGGGCCTGCCGGTGAGTACCAAGGTCGTGCTGAGCGGCGATATGTCGGGGTTGGGCTACTACAACCCCAACGGCGACGGCGTCAAAACCAACTACGGCCTCGGTGCGTCCAATCCTAACTTTTTGTTGGCAGCCCAGAACAGCGGCGTGAAGTATATTCCATCCAACCACTCGGTTGACGGGCAATGGGACGTAAATTGTAGCAGTTGCGGCGTTGTGCATCCCCTCAATCCCAACATCTTTTTGGTGCCGCGCTGGCCCACCAATATGTTTTACAGCGTTACCAATCCGGCCCAGGCGACCGCCGCCTACAACTCGGTTTACGCTCCCGGCGGCACCGCGCCGTACTGGAATCACGCGCTGAGTTACACCGAATTTTTGGACAAAGAGACCGACTTGGCCCTCAACCATCTGCTCAGTGGCGCGGCTTTCCCACACTACATGCACCAAGACAACCTGCGCCAGTACTCGCCGGGCCGCAGCCTGGCCTATGACTGGGAATCGGCGCTCTTAAACAAATACTCCTCCTATACCACCTTGCCGCTGAAGACCTTGCGCTGGGACGACCTGGGCGTGTATGTGCAGGCCCGCACCGCTTACATGAAAAGCGGTTTGAGTGGCAAGTGGAACCGGGCCACCCACAGCATGACGGTGCAGTCGGCCAACGGCGGCGCGGCTTTCGTGACCGGCGCAGTCACCGGAAGCAGCCAAGTTTACGCCGGAAAAACCATCAGCAGCTTTTCGTTGGCTGCTGGACAGAGCCTGACCATCTCGGTGCCCTGA
- a CDS encoding NHL repeat-containing protein, translated as MKKGYVWLLFAGLLLMGCGAAPGAADPAPNTNLSVSALALSPSGALDPTYGNQGVVSLSGYRIWLAKALVQSDGQVLMMGQGAMGGRVTSFLRRITSTGQPDKTFNDADTTLFLGTTSVPALQCPYGGNQYNDWGAECEDPQRIIVASSAALTNKLTLTRFLPSGQLDPSFGVQGRVNAALSVGEVQALLIQSDGQMVVLGLDGLARFRRSGAVDSTFGTNGLATFTGQNSAQSVVMDDAERFLLLTNNRTSTTTQVIRLTPTGQLDLSYGASGWTTLDFGAGDGQSLLMLNTGQLVIGGTGGLWRLLPGGAPDSTFGTAGHAIFQAPDGGEFIVSGLVQDNQNRLVASVLTSERYRPTLRGNLARFRSNGTFDPSFGSGGLSHVALCPPCTVTNGLAEFDAVAVLKSGRLLGIGTGGRRTGSSNLIAARMFP; from the coding sequence ATGAAAAAGGGCTATGTCTGGTTGTTGTTTGCAGGTCTTTTGCTGATGGGATGTGGAGCCGCTCCCGGCGCTGCCGACCCTGCGCCAAATACTAACCTGTCCGTATCAGCCCTAGCACTCAGCCCGTCTGGTGCGCTGGATCCAACTTACGGGAATCAGGGGGTGGTCAGTCTGTCGGGCTACCGGATTTGGCTGGCCAAGGCGCTCGTCCAAAGTGATGGCCAGGTGCTGATGATGGGTCAAGGGGCGATGGGCGGCAGGGTGACGTCTTTTTTGCGGCGGATCACCTCAACGGGCCAGCCGGACAAGACATTCAACGACGCCGACACGACACTTTTTCTGGGCACCACTTCGGTGCCGGCCCTCCAGTGTCCTTATGGGGGGAATCAGTATAACGACTGGGGGGCTGAGTGTGAGGATCCTCAGCGCATCATAGTTGCCAGTTCCGCAGCGCTTACCAACAAACTCACGCTCACGCGCTTCTTGCCGTCGGGCCAACTGGATCCCTCGTTCGGCGTGCAGGGCCGGGTCAATGCGGCTTTATCAGTAGGCGAGGTGCAAGCTTTGCTGATCCAATCAGACGGCCAGATGGTGGTTCTTGGTTTGGACGGGTTGGCCCGCTTCAGGCGCAGCGGCGCAGTGGACTCTACCTTCGGCACAAACGGCCTGGCGACGTTTACCGGCCAGAATTCTGCACAGAGCGTCGTGATGGATGATGCGGAGCGCTTTTTGCTGCTGACCAATAATCGCACGTCTACCACCACGCAAGTCATCCGCCTGACTCCAACTGGACAGCTAGATCTCAGTTACGGCGCGTCTGGGTGGACGACTCTGGATTTCGGGGCGGGTGATGGCCAGTCGCTGCTGATGCTGAATACGGGGCAGCTGGTGATTGGCGGGACGGGTGGCCTATGGCGTTTACTACCGGGCGGCGCGCCTGATTCCACGTTCGGAACGGCAGGCCACGCTATTTTTCAAGCACCTGACGGCGGTGAATTTATCGTCAGTGGATTGGTGCAGGACAACCAGAACCGGCTGGTGGCGAGCGTGCTGACTTCTGAGCGCTACCGACCCACCTTGCGGGGCAATCTGGCGCGTTTCCGCAGTAACGGCACGTTTGATCCTAGCTTTGGCTCGGGTGGTCTGTCACATGTGGCCCTATGCCCACCATGCACCGTTACCAATGGCCTGGCCGAATTCGACGCCGTGGCTGTGCTCAAGAGTGGCCGTTTGCTTGGCATAGGAACCGGCGGGCGCAGAACTGGCTCCTCCAATCTGATTGCGGCGCGTATGTTCCCGTGA